The genomic interval CGCGCGCGCGGCCTGGGGTGGCTTGTCTGCAAGGCTTTCCCTTTGTTTCCATCGATTACCAGGATTACCAGGCGGCGGATTTTCAGTTGGAGCGTCTGCGCGGCTATGAGGGCATGCTGTTCGCCGCCGGCGCGGATCCGCGCAGACTGCCTGACGGCGAGTCGGAGGAAAGCTTCTATACGCGTGCCAACATCGAGGCCATTCCGCGCTTCTTCGCGCGGGCGCGGGACGCCGGCGTGCGCCGCGCGGTGCTGATCGGCAGCTACTATCCGCAGGTGGTGCCCGAGAAGATCGTCACGAGCATCTATGTGCGCTCGCGTCATCTATCCGACGCAGGTGCCCGCGCCTTGAACGACGAACGCTTCACCGTCTGCAGCCTGAATGCGCCGTTCATCGTCGGGCACGTGCCCGGGCTGGTGGTGCCGCATCTGCGCGCCCTGGTCCAATACGCCGCCGGCCGCCTGCCCGGCATGCCGCTGGTGGCCCCGGCGGGCGGCGTCAATCACATTTCGTCGCTGTCGCTGTCGGAGGCCATTGCTTCTGCGTTCGAACGCGGCGAGGGCGGCCGCGCCTATCTGGTCGGCGACGAGAATCTGAGCTGGAAAGCGTACCTGGAAATGTTCTGCGCCGCCGTAGGCAATCCGCAGACGCTGGCCGTCAGTGGCGAAGCGCACCCGATGTTTCCGGATTCCATCCTGTTTGCCGGGCGCAATGCCGTGATCGCCTATGAGCCGGACATGGCGCCGCTGCGCTACCGTCGCCAGCACATTCGGGAAACCATCGTCGAGGTGGCGAGCGCCTATCTTTGATCGAAGGAACGATGAACGATGCGCCGGCGCTTCGACGGAAGCGTGCCGCTCGACCCGGTTCGAGCGGGGACAGGAGCCCCCATTCGTTCTGTGATTTTCAAAGATGCCGGATGAGCAGCGCCGGCCCGTCGATGCGCGGCATCAGCATGCCGAGCCCGAGCGCGGGCAGCGCCGCGTGCAGGCGCTCCGGTCGTGCCGTGGCGTGCAGGCGGATGCGGCCGCTGCCGTGGGCGGCAGTGCCGGCGCGGCGCACGACTTCGCGCGCCACGGCGTCGGCTACCTCGACGAGTTCGGCGCGGCCGGCCACCAGGGGCCGCAGCAGGTCGGCCAGAAATGCATAG from Sterolibacterium denitrificans carries:
- a CDS encoding NAD-dependent epimerase/dehydratase family protein, producing the protein MKILVVGGSSLTGAHAALHLSSLGHEVTLAARARPGVACLQGFPFVSIDYQDYQAADFQLERLRGYEGMLFAAGADPRRLPDGESEESFYTRANIEAIPRFFARARDAGVRRAVLIGSYYPQVVPEKIVTSIYVRSRHLSDAGARALNDERFTVCSLNAPFIVGHVPGLVVPHLRALVQYAAGRLPGMPLVAPAGGVNHISSLSLSEAIASAFERGEGGRAYLVGDENLSWKAYLEMFCAAVGNPQTLAVSGEAHPMFPDSILFAGRNAVIAYEPDMAPLRYRRQHIRETIVEVASAYL